A genomic stretch from Anaerolinea thermophila UNI-1 includes:
- the cas4 gene encoding CRISPR-associated protein Cas4, which yields MPREYSADELLPLSGIQHFLFCRRQWALIHVEMQWKENVLTAEGRLMHQRVDDPFFTEVRNGVILARSVPIASYRLGLSGICDAVEFTSSPEGVKIPGREGKYLPIPVEYKRGRPKSDPVDEVQLCAQAMCLEEMLSVSIPAGYLYYGETRHRTAVNLGNELRELVQKMAGEMHAYFERGYTPKVKPSKACRSCSLIDICLPNVQEKATSVANYIREWVERD from the coding sequence ATGCCAAGAGAATATTCTGCTGATGAACTCTTGCCCTTATCGGGAATTCAACATTTCCTGTTTTGCCGCAGGCAGTGGGCGCTGATTCACGTAGAAATGCAATGGAAAGAAAATGTCCTCACTGCCGAAGGCAGACTCATGCATCAGAGAGTGGACGATCCCTTTTTCACTGAGGTGCGAAACGGGGTCATTTTGGCACGCTCTGTCCCCATTGCCTCTTATCGTTTAGGGCTTTCTGGAATATGCGATGCGGTTGAATTTACTTCCTCTCCCGAAGGCGTCAAGATTCCGGGGAGAGAAGGTAAATATCTTCCTATACCTGTTGAATACAAACGGGGACGTCCTAAATCTGATCCTGTCGATGAGGTACAGTTATGCGCCCAAGCCATGTGTCTGGAAGAAATGCTATCGGTTTCCATTCCAGCGGGATACCTTTACTATGGGGAAACTCGTCACCGCACGGCTGTTAATTTGGGCAATGAACTGCGGGAACTGGTTCAAAAAATGGCTGGCGAAATGCACGCTTATTTTGAACGGGGCTACACACCAAAAGTTAAACCATCCAAGGCATGCCGTTCATGCTCCCTCATCGATATCTGTTTGCCCAATGTTCAGGAAAAAGCCACATCCGTGGCTAATTACATTCGGGAATGGGTTGAAAGGGATTGA
- a CDS encoding amino acid ABC transporter ATP-binding protein, translated as MASTDDIIIVKNVSKFFGKVQALRNVSLTVKRGSVVVLIGPSGSGKSTLLRCMNHMEIEDEGEIWVDGQRLSRDEKIINQVRADIGMVFQHFNLYPHLTVLQNITLAQRIVRKRSQEEAETIAMEQLKRVGIAEKAHNYPAQLSGGQQQRVAIARALAMKPKILLFDEPTSALDPEMIKEVLDVMLDLAKAGITMVVATHEMGFARAAADEVHFMDEGCIVESGTPEMVFDHPRFERTRQFLSQILFR; from the coding sequence ATGGCCAGCACCGATGACATCATCATCGTCAAAAACGTCTCAAAATTTTTTGGCAAAGTACAGGCGTTGCGTAACGTCAGTTTGACTGTCAAACGTGGCAGTGTGGTTGTGCTGATCGGCCCCAGTGGTTCGGGAAAATCCACGCTCTTGCGTTGCATGAATCACATGGAAATTGAGGATGAAGGGGAAATCTGGGTCGATGGTCAGCGCCTGAGCCGGGATGAGAAAATCATCAACCAGGTGCGCGCGGATATTGGGATGGTCTTCCAGCACTTTAATCTTTATCCTCATCTTACCGTTTTGCAGAATATTACCTTGGCACAACGCATTGTGCGCAAACGCTCTCAGGAAGAGGCTGAAACCATTGCCATGGAGCAGTTGAAGCGGGTGGGGATTGCCGAGAAAGCCCATAATTATCCTGCCCAGTTATCCGGTGGGCAACAACAACGGGTTGCCATTGCCCGAGCACTGGCGATGAAACCCAAAATTTTACTGTTTGATGAGCCTACCAGTGCTTTAGACCCAGAGATGATTAAAGAGGTGCTGGATGTAATGCTCGATTTAGCAAAGGCGGGGATTACGATGGTGGTGGCAACTCATGAGATGGGGTTCGCTCGCGCTGCGGCTGATGAGGTGCATTTTATGGATGAGGGCTGTATCGTCGAGTCGGGGACGCCGGAGATGGTTTTTGACCACCCGCGGTTTGAGCGCACGCGCCAGTTCCTGTCTCAAATTTTGTTCCGATAA
- the cas1c gene encoding type I-C CRISPR-associated endonuclease Cas1c encodes MKTLSNVLYITSPEVYLSLDGENVVVRKDEHTSTRLPLHNLENIVCFNWQGVSPALMGACAERGIGLAFLSPNGRFLGRVTGKVYGNVLLRKKQYLISEHESQCVPIASSFLIGKIYNSRKVIERALRDHGLLVDKDTLGRASAFLKEILKGLTTCKHIPELMAFEGSAAKIYFSVFDQLILQQKEDFHFEERSRRPPLDNMNSLLSFLYTLLTNEAMSALEAVGLDPYVGFLHADRPGRPSLALDLMEELRPVFADRLALSLVNRKQITGKGFTQKESGGILMDDDTRKTVITAWQERKKEEIEHPYLKERIPFGLIPHVQALLLARYLRGDLDAYPPFFWN; translated from the coding sequence ATGAAAACCCTTTCGAATGTTTTATATATTACCAGTCCTGAGGTTTATCTTTCTCTGGACGGTGAAAATGTAGTAGTTAGAAAGGATGAACATACTTCTACACGCCTTCCCTTACATAATCTGGAAAACATTGTCTGCTTCAACTGGCAGGGGGTCAGTCCAGCTTTGATGGGGGCTTGTGCCGAACGGGGGATTGGACTGGCTTTTCTCTCTCCCAACGGTCGTTTTCTAGGCAGAGTCACAGGAAAAGTTTACGGGAACGTGTTACTTCGTAAGAAACAATATTTGATTTCAGAACATGAAAGCCAATGTGTTCCTATTGCCTCCTCTTTTCTTATAGGAAAAATTTATAACAGTCGTAAAGTCATTGAGCGAGCCCTTCGAGATCATGGACTGTTAGTCGATAAAGACACATTGGGGCGCGCCTCGGCATTTCTGAAGGAAATCCTAAAAGGACTGACAACGTGTAAACACATCCCGGAATTAATGGCTTTTGAGGGAAGCGCGGCAAAGATCTACTTCAGCGTATTTGATCAACTTATTTTGCAACAAAAAGAGGATTTTCACTTTGAAGAACGCTCCCGCCGTCCCCCATTGGATAATATGAACAGCCTGCTATCTTTTCTATATACGTTGTTAACCAATGAAGCCATGTCTGCTCTGGAAGCAGTAGGATTAGATCCATACGTCGGCTTCCTTCATGCAGATCGCCCCGGCAGACCTTCGCTTGCGCTGGATTTGATGGAAGAATTGCGTCCGGTCTTTGCAGATCGTCTAGCCCTCTCTCTGGTGAATCGAAAACAAATTACCGGAAAAGGATTTACCCAAAAAGAGAGTGGGGGAATTTTAATGGATGACGATACCCGAAAGACCGTAATTACAGCCTGGCAGGAGCGAAAAAAAGAAGAAATTGAACATCCCTACCTGAAAGAGCGTATTCCATTTGGCTTAATTCCTCACGTACAGGCTCTTTTACTCGCCCGTTATCTTCGTGGTGATCTAGATGCCTACCCGCCATTTTTCTGGAATTAG
- a CDS encoding amino acid ABC transporter permease, whose protein sequence is MASGESSIPRSPVLSLPKESLQSRLEHFPWWFVAMVSIALATLGVIFSQPSYNQAFVFIQAGIHVTITTTLTAFVISLVIGLMAGLGRIARNVFFRNLSTLYVEIVRGIPMLVLIFFIAFVAVPAVTSALNALGRVLVEAGLTWAGGLTQLENSGVPMQIRAIIALSVTYGAFSAEVFRAGIQSIPKGQMEAARSQGMTYWQAMRYVILPQAIRNVLPALGNDFVSMLKDSSLVSVLAVRDITQVARLYAGQTFRYPEAFTTLAVLYLIMTLVLSLGVKAIERGLSHGQHR, encoded by the coding sequence AGTATTCCGCGCTCACCCGTGTTGAGTCTTCCCAAAGAGTCCTTGCAAAGCAGACTGGAGCACTTTCCATGGTGGTTTGTGGCTATGGTGAGCATAGCACTGGCAACCCTTGGCGTGATTTTCTCTCAACCCTCGTACAATCAGGCATTTGTTTTCATTCAAGCCGGCATTCATGTGACCATTACCACTACGCTGACGGCATTTGTCATCTCGCTGGTGATTGGGTTGATGGCTGGCTTGGGAAGGATTGCTCGAAATGTGTTTTTCCGTAACCTCAGCACGTTGTATGTGGAAATTGTCCGGGGCATTCCCATGCTGGTGCTGATTTTCTTCATTGCTTTTGTGGCAGTTCCGGCAGTGACCTCGGCCTTAAATGCCCTGGGAAGAGTGCTGGTTGAGGCAGGGTTGACCTGGGCTGGGGGGCTCACTCAACTGGAAAATAGCGGCGTTCCCATGCAAATCCGTGCGATCATTGCGCTTTCGGTCACTTATGGCGCCTTCTCGGCTGAGGTCTTTCGGGCTGGTATCCAGTCCATTCCCAAAGGACAAATGGAGGCGGCGCGTTCTCAGGGCATGACCTACTGGCAAGCCATGCGCTATGTCATTCTGCCACAAGCCATTCGCAATGTTCTGCCGGCATTAGGCAATGATTTTGTTTCCATGCTCAAAGATTCCTCGCTGGTTTCTGTACTGGCGGTGCGGGATATTACCCAGGTGGCACGTTTGTACGCAGGGCAGACCTTCCGTTATCCCGAAGCGTTTACCACGCTGGCAGTGCTGTACTTGATCATGACGCTCGTTCTATCGCTGGGCGTCAAAGCCATAGAGAGGGGATTGAGTCATGGCCAGCACCGATGA
- the cas2 gene encoding CRISPR-associated endonuclease Cas2, which produces MMVLITYDVNTETDEGKKRLRKVAKACQDYGQRVQNSVFECVIDPARLRILQAKLEKLIDKKKDSLRYYYLGDEWKNRVEHVGAKPSFDLTGTLIA; this is translated from the coding sequence ATGATGGTCTTAATTACTTATGATGTGAATACGGAGACTGATGAAGGGAAAAAACGTCTCCGCAAGGTTGCCAAAGCCTGCCAGGATTATGGTCAAAGAGTACAAAATTCGGTGTTTGAGTGTGTAATCGATCCGGCGCGTTTAAGGATTTTACAAGCCAAATTAGAAAAACTCATTGACAAAAAGAAAGACAGCCTGCGCTATTATTATCTTGGAGATGAGTGGAAAAATCGGGTAGAACACGTTGGCGCAAAACCGAGTTTCGATTTAACAGGGACACTTATCGCATGA
- a CDS encoding extracellular solute-binding protein: MAELNLSIMDRGPDTMTYLKPLLDQFYHQQNIRVNVNLIGWQNGRSELVRYAIYHNSPDVSEVGTTWTSDLIAMNALRPFSPNEIESMTQVGDFLPAAWESTHLAGKTDTVWSIPWLAESILVHYRKDLLAKAGLDPSTAFSTLPQFQKTAEALQAIGIPIPVALPGKNSNTVLLQALASWIWRFGGDFVSTDGKKILLTSPEAYNGMEAFFNLLKTATVEGLQLLDSLDVYGALHQGYAAIGLGALWLRNRTEATRPEIYEQLATARIPGIPFVGGSNLVIWRESRREQAALELVRFLTSPASQIYYGRGAGMLPTRIKTLNLEDYQSDPAAQAMIESLKAGRPFPSVPLWGIVEDRLKMALYQVWMSFMRNPNLNLRETLEQIIGQTAKQLSLTLSQG; the protein is encoded by the coding sequence ATGGCCGAACTCAACCTCTCTATCATGGATCGCGGTCCAGACACGATGACTTACCTCAAGCCATTACTGGACCAGTTTTATCATCAGCAAAATATTCGGGTCAATGTCAATCTCATTGGATGGCAGAACGGACGCAGTGAACTGGTACGGTATGCCATCTACCATAATTCCCCAGATGTGTCTGAAGTGGGCACAACCTGGACCAGTGATCTGATTGCCATGAACGCTCTACGACCTTTCTCCCCAAACGAAATCGAATCCATGACCCAGGTGGGAGACTTCCTTCCTGCGGCATGGGAAAGCACACATCTAGCAGGTAAAACAGATACCGTATGGTCGATTCCATGGCTTGCTGAGAGCATTCTGGTACATTACCGTAAAGATTTACTGGCAAAGGCTGGATTAGATCCATCCACTGCATTCAGCACACTCCCTCAATTCCAAAAGACAGCCGAGGCGCTTCAAGCCATTGGCATTCCTATACCCGTTGCATTACCTGGCAAGAACAGTAACACGGTATTACTCCAAGCCCTGGCTTCGTGGATCTGGCGGTTTGGCGGAGATTTTGTCTCGACAGATGGGAAGAAAATTCTTCTCACTTCTCCAGAAGCCTATAACGGCATGGAAGCCTTTTTCAATCTCCTGAAAACGGCTACTGTTGAAGGCTTACAACTGCTCGATTCGCTGGATGTCTATGGCGCACTCCATCAAGGGTATGCCGCAATCGGGTTGGGTGCGTTATGGTTACGAAACCGCACTGAAGCAACCCGCCCAGAAATTTACGAACAACTGGCTACAGCGCGCATCCCGGGTATTCCGTTTGTAGGTGGTTCCAATCTGGTCATCTGGCGGGAAAGCCGGCGTGAACAAGCCGCCCTGGAACTGGTGCGCTTCCTGACCAGCCCGGCATCGCAAATTTATTATGGACGGGGTGCAGGAATGCTCCCTACAAGAATCAAAACGCTTAACCTGGAGGATTACCAGTCTGACCCCGCTGCCCAAGCCATGATCGAATCTCTTAAAGCAGGACGACCTTTCCCCAGTGTGCCACTTTGGGGCATCGTGGAGGATCGTCTTAAGATGGCACTCTATCAGGTATGGATGTCGTTCATGCGCAATCCCAACCTCAACCTTCGGGAGACCCTGGAGCAAATCATCGGCCAAACGGCAAAGCAACTCAGTCTGACGCTCTCTCAAGGCTAA
- the cas7c gene encoding type I-C CRISPR-associated protein Cas7/Csd2: protein MTTLSNRYEFVLLYDVENGNPNGDPDAGNMPRIDPETGYGIVTDVCLKRKIRNYVEMVKGDAPGYRIYIKEGIPLNANHKEAYLAVGLQPGQKATVEGVNRARAWMCQNFYDIRAFGAVLSVGDNCGQVRGPVQLNFSRSIDPIVQQEVTITRLTVTREEEAEKERTIGRKHIIPYALYRVEGYISAKLANDPTKGTGFSEEDLALFWEALINMFEHDRSAARGKMATRKLFVFKHESDLGNAPAHKLFDLVRVSKKAGINPPRSFMDYEVFVNRENVPQGVTLIEML, encoded by the coding sequence ATGACCACTCTATCTAACCGCTATGAATTTGTCTTACTCTACGACGTAGAGAACGGGAATCCGAATGGTGATCCGGATGCTGGAAATATGCCGCGCATTGACCCGGAAACGGGTTACGGTATCGTCACCGATGTTTGTCTGAAGCGCAAAATCCGCAATTACGTAGAGATGGTAAAAGGAGATGCTCCGGGGTATCGTATTTACATAAAAGAAGGAATCCCTCTAAACGCAAATCATAAAGAAGCCTATCTTGCAGTTGGTTTACAACCCGGACAAAAAGCAACGGTTGAGGGTGTAAACAGAGCCAGAGCATGGATGTGCCAAAACTTCTACGATATTCGTGCCTTTGGTGCGGTCTTAAGCGTAGGAGATAATTGCGGTCAGGTAAGAGGACCTGTGCAGTTAAACTTCTCTCGAAGCATTGACCCCATCGTCCAACAGGAAGTGACGATTACCAGACTGACGGTAACACGAGAAGAAGAAGCAGAAAAAGAACGCACCATAGGTCGTAAACACATTATCCCCTACGCTTTGTATCGGGTGGAAGGGTATATTTCTGCCAAACTTGCTAATGACCCAACCAAAGGCACAGGTTTTTCAGAGGAAGACTTGGCTTTATTCTGGGAAGCCTTAATAAACATGTTTGAACATGACCGCTCTGCCGCACGTGGAAAGATGGCAACCCGAAAACTGTTTGTTTTCAAACATGAAAGTGATTTGGGAAATGCTCCAGCCCACAAGTTGTTTGATTTGGTTCGGGTAAGTAAAAAGGCAGGAATAAATCCACCGCGCAGTTTCATGGATTACGAAGTGTTTGTAAACAGAGAGAATGTTCCACAAGGCGTCACTTTGATTGAAATGCTGTAA
- a CDS encoding citrate (Si)-synthase — MKMIEAITEQLPAWRERVNRLRTQFGSLKVCDVTVEQIYGGIRGVQIQVSDISYVDPYEGIRLRGYTIPEVLEYLPKKPGSDFPLVGGLYYLLMTDRLPNEAEADEVEQEWASRSQIPEHVYQVIRQFPRDTHPMTLFSVAIMALQPSSQFASKYAEQMFTSEGLPKGDYWKYYLEDSMNLIAKLPGIASFIYNYKYRNEEIVSYSPELDWSANFARMIGKAEDLRYQDLCRLFFVIHSDHEGGNVSAHTSYLVSSALSDVYLSCAAGMNGLAGPLHGLANQECIRWVLQVREAFGGHVPGKEELTDHLRRQLQAGKLIPGYGHAVLRVTDPRFTVQYEFAKKYISNDPNIELIGRVFEVLPPILAENGKVKNPYPNVDAINGALQYHYGVKEFDFYTVLFGMSRILGLTAHIVWGRILGKPIERPKSLTTAMLEQLAEKSLQSLER, encoded by the coding sequence ATGAAGATGATTGAGGCGATTACCGAGCAATTACCCGCATGGCGGGAGCGGGTAAACCGTTTGCGCACTCAGTTTGGTTCTTTGAAAGTGTGTGATGTTACCGTAGAGCAAATTTACGGGGGCATTCGGGGCGTACAGATTCAGGTCAGCGATATTTCTTATGTGGATCCCTATGAGGGGATTCGGTTGCGGGGCTACACCATTCCAGAGGTGCTTGAATACCTGCCGAAAAAGCCGGGAAGCGACTTCCCTCTGGTAGGCGGTTTGTACTATTTGCTGATGACGGATCGGTTGCCGAATGAGGCAGAAGCGGATGAAGTGGAGCAGGAATGGGCGTCGCGCAGTCAAATTCCCGAACATGTCTATCAGGTTATTCGGCAGTTCCCAAGGGATACCCATCCCATGACGCTGTTTTCCGTGGCGATTATGGCACTTCAACCTTCCTCACAGTTCGCCAGTAAGTATGCGGAGCAAATGTTTACTTCCGAAGGTCTGCCCAAAGGCGATTACTGGAAGTACTACCTGGAAGACAGTATGAACTTAATCGCCAAGTTGCCCGGGATTGCCTCGTTTATTTACAACTATAAATATCGTAATGAGGAAATTGTCTCTTATTCACCTGAACTGGATTGGAGTGCTAACTTTGCCCGAATGATTGGCAAGGCAGAGGATCTCCGTTACCAGGATTTGTGTCGCCTGTTCTTTGTGATTCATTCTGATCATGAAGGCGGAAATGTCAGTGCTCATACTTCTTACCTGGTCAGTTCTGCACTTTCGGATGTCTATCTTTCCTGTGCAGCGGGTATGAACGGTTTGGCAGGGCCGTTGCACGGGCTGGCAAATCAGGAATGCATTCGCTGGGTGTTGCAGGTGCGGGAGGCTTTTGGAGGTCATGTTCCTGGTAAAGAAGAACTGACGGATCACCTGCGCAGGCAACTCCAGGCAGGCAAACTGATTCCGGGATATGGACATGCAGTGTTACGGGTGACTGATCCGCGTTTCACTGTGCAGTATGAATTTGCCAAAAAGTACATTTCGAACGATCCCAATATCGAGTTAATAGGGCGAGTATTTGAGGTGCTTCCGCCTATTCTGGCAGAGAATGGTAAGGTCAAGAATCCATACCCGAATGTAGATGCCATCAATGGGGCGTTGCAGTATCACTATGGTGTAAAAGAATTTGATTTTTATACCGTATTGTTTGGGATGAGTCGCATTCTGGGGTTGACTGCCCATATTGTCTGGGGGCGGATTCTGGGAAAACCCATTGAACGCCCTAAATCGTTGACCACCGCCATGCTGGAGCAGTTAGCCGAAAAATCTCTGCAGTCTTTGGAAAGGTAA
- the proB gene encoding glutamate 5-kinase → MRKGKRIVVKVGTSTLTDGGRRLSPPRMVDLARQIALVRSKGVDIILVSSGAIAAGREVLNYPELPRFIPKKQMLAAVGQPRLMAMYTEYFAIYGQRVAQVLLTRADLMDRKRYLNARDTFEALLLQGILPIVNENDTVATEEIRFGDNDTLSAQVAALVEADDLILLTDQAGLYEADPRVVPGARLIREVPAEEIPDTLWEAAGGSRSGLGTGGMLTKLRAADLARRSGTTVWIAQGNEEDIIIRIVNNEKLGTRFAPMISHLEGRKRYLLAGHQVQAGVWIDKGAARALSRGGSLLPVGIIRVEGEFERGDTIRILNEQGKLIALGLTYYSSSEVQRFAGKHSDQIESILGYTFGEEVVHHNHMVFMRNGEHESA, encoded by the coding sequence ATGCGGAAGGGAAAGCGCATTGTTGTCAAGGTAGGAACATCAACCCTTACCGATGGAGGAAGACGTCTTTCACCACCTCGCATGGTGGATTTAGCCCGGCAGATTGCCCTTGTGCGTTCGAAAGGGGTGGATATTATTCTGGTCTCTTCTGGGGCAATTGCAGCAGGACGGGAAGTCTTAAATTATCCTGAGTTACCTCGTTTCATTCCCAAAAAACAAATGCTTGCAGCGGTGGGGCAACCCCGTTTGATGGCAATGTACACCGAATATTTTGCCATCTATGGTCAGCGAGTAGCGCAGGTGCTCCTAACGCGGGCTGATCTGATGGATCGCAAGCGGTATCTGAATGCTAGAGATACCTTTGAAGCCTTGCTTTTACAGGGAATTCTTCCGATTGTCAACGAAAATGATACTGTGGCAACGGAAGAAATTCGTTTTGGGGATAACGACACCCTTTCGGCACAGGTGGCAGCCCTGGTTGAAGCAGATGATCTGATTTTGCTTACCGATCAGGCGGGACTTTATGAGGCTGATCCCCGGGTAGTTCCGGGTGCCCGTCTGATTCGAGAGGTGCCTGCCGAAGAGATTCCCGATACATTATGGGAAGCGGCGGGGGGGAGTCGCAGTGGCTTGGGGACTGGTGGGATGCTGACGAAATTACGTGCCGCTGATTTAGCACGCCGAAGTGGTACCACGGTGTGGATAGCCCAGGGTAATGAAGAAGATATTATTATTCGTATAGTCAATAATGAAAAACTGGGAACTCGATTTGCACCGATGATCAGTCATCTCGAAGGGCGCAAACGATATCTACTCGCCGGACATCAGGTACAGGCAGGGGTTTGGATTGACAAAGGGGCAGCGCGGGCATTGTCCAGAGGGGGGAGCCTCTTGCCAGTCGGGATTATCCGTGTGGAGGGGGAGTTTGAACGCGGGGATACTATCCGCATTTTAAATGAGCAGGGCAAGTTAATTGCTTTGGGACTCACTTATTATTCCTCCTCTGAAGTCCAGCGTTTTGCGGGGAAGCATTCGGACCAGATCGAATCTATTTTGGGATACACCTTTGGCGAGGAAGTTGTGCATCATAATCACATGGTGTTCATGAGGAACGGTGAACATGAATCTGCATGA
- a CDS encoding glutamate-5-semialdehyde dehydrogenase has translation MNLHEMGKQARWAGRKLASVASEQRTEALSILSEKLLEHAEEILEGNGQDVQRARELGLSEAMLDRLLLNPSRLQGMSDDLRRVAHLPDPLEEIFEERVLPNGLRLHKRRVPLGVLGVIYESRPNVTVDVVGLAIKSGNAVILRGGSETIESNRALIRVIHQALMEAGLPENCVQWIDDPDRKYVYELLQLDEFVDLIIPRGGASLHEFCRKNSRIPVITGGIGICHLFVEESADLEKSLPVILNAKVQRPTVCNALDTLLVQRSIADIFLPEVVRLLGDAGVSFKVDEIAWDILKDYQGIRISRAQPEDFDTEWLSLILGIRVVNDLEEAIEHIAQHSTGHSDGILTQNTALAEKFVQRVDSAAVYVNASTRFTDGGQFGLGAEVAISTQRIHARGPMGLRELTTYKWVVEGMYHVRS, from the coding sequence ATGAATCTGCATGAGATGGGCAAACAGGCGCGATGGGCGGGCAGGAAACTTGCGAGCGTGGCTTCTGAACAGCGGACAGAGGCTTTGAGTATATTGTCTGAGAAGTTGTTGGAACATGCAGAGGAGATTCTGGAGGGCAACGGTCAGGATGTCCAGCGAGCCCGAGAGTTGGGGCTTTCTGAAGCCATGCTGGATCGTCTTTTGCTCAACCCTTCTCGTTTACAAGGGATGAGCGATGATCTCCGGCGGGTAGCGCATTTACCGGACCCTCTCGAGGAAATCTTTGAAGAAAGGGTATTGCCTAACGGATTACGTTTGCATAAGCGAAGAGTCCCGTTGGGAGTGTTAGGGGTGATTTATGAATCACGCCCAAATGTGACGGTAGATGTGGTAGGGCTGGCGATTAAGTCAGGGAACGCAGTCATTTTGCGCGGTGGCTCCGAGACTATAGAAAGCAATCGGGCTCTGATTCGGGTGATTCATCAGGCGCTAATGGAGGCAGGATTGCCTGAGAATTGTGTTCAGTGGATTGATGATCCCGACCGAAAGTACGTATATGAACTTCTGCAGTTGGATGAATTTGTTGACTTAATCATTCCGCGAGGTGGTGCCTCATTGCACGAGTTTTGCCGCAAGAACAGTCGGATTCCGGTGATTACGGGGGGTATAGGGATTTGCCATCTCTTCGTGGAAGAAAGTGCTGATTTAGAAAAATCGTTGCCGGTGATTCTTAATGCCAAGGTGCAGCGTCCAACAGTTTGCAATGCGCTGGATACTTTACTGGTCCAGCGGTCTATTGCGGATATATTCTTGCCTGAAGTTGTGAGGCTCCTTGGGGATGCAGGTGTCTCTTTTAAAGTGGATGAAATTGCGTGGGATATTCTTAAGGACTATCAGGGGATAAGAATATCACGTGCCCAACCGGAAGATTTTGATACAGAATGGTTGAGCCTGATTTTAGGGATTCGTGTCGTAAATGATCTGGAAGAAGCCATTGAGCATATTGCACAGCACAGCACCGGTCATTCAGATGGCATTCTAACTCAGAACACGGCGCTGGCAGAGAAGTTTGTCCAGAGAGTGGACTCGGCGGCAGTATATGTGAATGCCAGCACCCGTTTCACCGATGGGGGACAGTTCGGTTTAGGTGCAGAGGTTGCCATCTCTACACAAAGAATTCATGCCAGAGGACCAATGGGACTTAGAGAGTTAACCACCTACAAATGGGTGGTTGAGGGGATGTACCATGTACGCTCCTGA